One Mycolicibacterium parafortuitum DNA segment encodes these proteins:
- the glnX gene encoding protein kinase G-activating protein GlnX, producing the protein MTVELAHPSTEPLASRSPTGSSHPRWWFLWTTPGRILTIGLVLAALVIASAFATSTTINDRQQALTTVLNHTEPLAFAAGQLYTTLSVADAAAATAFIAGSEPRPVRQRYEQAITDASVAVTRASSGLTEEQLVQLLGRINARLAVYTGLVETARTNNRAGNPVGSSYLSEASALMQQQILPDAQRLYEETSARVDAETTASTRIPIPVILVVTATLLFGVFANRWLAKRTRRRVNVGFVAGGLAVLIMLIWVGTALIISTADSRSAKETAAESLKTVTSLAITAQQARADETLALIRRGDEDIRKQSYYQRIDDMKEQLARYVARDDSIDKTDLADAAQLLDRWRAADDRITAYIAVGNYQAATRVALGTGEDDATPAFNKLDEALTKGIDQSRSQLRSDIVNARRVLSGATVGAALLSVVAAVAVALGIWPRLNEYR; encoded by the coding sequence GTGACTGTGGAGTTGGCGCACCCGTCGACCGAACCTCTCGCGTCGCGCTCTCCGACCGGGTCGTCGCATCCGCGGTGGTGGTTTCTGTGGACCACCCCGGGCCGGATCCTGACCATCGGCCTGGTGCTCGCCGCGCTGGTGATCGCCAGCGCGTTCGCGACCTCGACCACCATCAACGACCGCCAGCAGGCGCTGACGACGGTGCTCAACCACACCGAGCCGCTGGCGTTCGCCGCGGGCCAGTTGTACACCACGCTGTCGGTCGCCGACGCCGCCGCGGCCACCGCGTTCATCGCGGGGTCGGAGCCACGCCCGGTCCGGCAGCGCTACGAGCAGGCCATCACCGATGCGTCGGTCGCGGTGACGCGCGCCTCCAGCGGGTTGACCGAGGAGCAGCTGGTGCAGTTGCTCGGCCGCATCAACGCTCGGCTGGCCGTCTACACCGGGCTGGTGGAGACCGCCAGGACCAACAACCGGGCGGGCAACCCGGTCGGTTCGTCGTACCTGTCCGAGGCGTCGGCGTTGATGCAGCAGCAGATCCTGCCCGACGCGCAGCGGCTCTACGAGGAGACCTCGGCGCGGGTGGACGCCGAGACCACGGCGTCGACGCGCATCCCGATCCCGGTGATCCTGGTGGTGACCGCGACCTTGCTGTTCGGCGTGTTCGCCAACCGCTGGCTGGCCAAGCGGACCCGGCGCCGGGTCAACGTCGGCTTCGTCGCCGGCGGTCTGGCGGTGCTGATCATGCTGATCTGGGTCGGCACCGCGCTGATCATCTCGACCGCCGACAGCCGCAGCGCCAAGGAGACCGCCGCCGAGTCCCTCAAGACGGTGACCTCGCTGGCGATCACCGCGCAGCAGGCCCGTGCCGACGAGACCCTGGCGCTGATCCGCCGCGGTGACGAGGACATCCGCAAGCAGTCCTACTACCAGCGCATCGACGATATGAAGGAACAGTTGGCGCGCTACGTCGCGCGCGACGACTCGATCGACAAGACCGATCTGGCCGACGCCGCGCAGCTGTTGGACCGCTGGCGCGCCGCCGACGACCGGATCACCGCCTACATCGCGGTGGGCAACTATCAGGCCGCGACGCGGGTGGCGCTCGGAACCGGTGAGGACGACGCGACGCCGGCGTTCAACAAACTCGACGAGGCGCTGACGAAGGGCATCGACCAGAGCCGCTCCCAGCTGCGCAGCGACATCGTCAACGCGCGGCGTGTGCTGTCGGGCGCGACGGTCGGCGCCGCGCTGCTGTCGGTGGTGGCGGCGGTCGCGGTGGCGCTGGGGATCTGGCCACGACTGAACGAGTACAGATGA
- a CDS encoding glutamate ABC transporter substrate-binding protein encodes MTMKPGRSRARAVLALVAAVTMLSGCAQALPTVATPTVTLAPPTPAGMEELPPESARPRTPADDDCDPLASLRPFDTKEEADAAVANIKARGRLIVGLDIGSNLFSFRDPITGEITGFDVDIAGEIARDIFGTPSQVEYRILSSADRIAALQNNEVDVVVKTMTITCERKKLVNFSTAYLMANQRILAPRDSNIRQSSDLSGKRVCVAKGTTSLERIQQITPPPIIVGVVTWADCLVALQQRQVDAVSTDDSILAGLVSQDPYLHIVGPSMNQEPYGIGVNLENTGLVRFVNGTLQRIRRDGTWYTLYRKWLTVLGPAPAPPVARYID; translated from the coding sequence ATGACAATGAAGCCAGGCAGGTCTCGCGCGCGTGCGGTGCTCGCGCTGGTCGCGGCGGTCACGATGTTGAGCGGTTGCGCGCAGGCGCTTCCGACGGTGGCGACGCCGACGGTGACGCTGGCCCCACCGACGCCCGCAGGCATGGAGGAGCTGCCGCCGGAGTCGGCCCGGCCGCGCACCCCGGCCGACGACGACTGCGATCCGCTGGCGAGCCTGCGGCCGTTCGACACCAAGGAGGAGGCCGACGCCGCGGTCGCCAACATCAAAGCCCGCGGCCGGCTGATCGTCGGCCTGGACATCGGCAGCAATCTGTTCAGCTTCCGTGATCCGATCACCGGCGAGATCACCGGTTTCGACGTCGACATCGCCGGTGAGATCGCCCGCGACATCTTCGGCACGCCGTCGCAGGTGGAGTACCGGATCCTGTCGTCGGCCGACCGGATCGCCGCGCTGCAGAACAATGAGGTGGACGTCGTGGTCAAGACCATGACGATCACGTGCGAGCGCAAGAAGCTGGTGAATTTCTCGACCGCGTACCTGATGGCCAACCAGCGCATCCTGGCCCCGCGGGACTCGAACATCCGTCAGTCGTCTGATCTTTCGGGTAAGCGGGTGTGTGTCGCGAAGGGCACCACCTCGCTGGAGCGTATCCAGCAGATCACCCCGCCGCCGATCATCGTCGGCGTGGTCACCTGGGCCGACTGCCTGGTCGCCCTGCAGCAGCGTCAGGTCGACGCCGTCAGCACCGACGACTCGATCCTCGCCGGGCTGGTGTCGCAGGATCCGTATCTGCACATCGTCGGACCGTCGATGAACCAGGAGCCGTACGGCATCGGGGTCAACCTGGAGAACACCGGGCTGGTGCGATTCGTCAACGGCACCCTGCAACGCATTCGTCGCGACGGCACGTGGTACACGTTGTACCGCAAGTGGTTGACCGTCCTGGGCCCTGCGCCCGCACCGCCGGTGGCGAGGTACATCGATTGA
- a CDS encoding serine/threonine-protein kinase PknG, whose amino-acid sequence MIAEPDDVDITRPEDDGPGTQPASLADLDDDSMATIRPMATQAVFRPHFDDDDDDLDAVHTGDTEPQDTTTTVTRQLSPTRRLGGGLVEIPRVPARDPLAALMTDPVVAESKRFCWNCGRPVGRSTDDGRALSEGWCPHCGSAYSFLPQLNPGDIVADQYEIKGCIAHGGLGWVYLAFDKNVNDRPVVLKGLVHSGDAEAQRIAMAERQFLAEVTHPGIVKIYNFVEHEDKHGNPVGYIVMEYVGGTSLKQATLLKHSAQLRLPVAEAIGFMLEILPALGYLHSIGLVYNDLKPENIMVTEDQLKIIDLGAVSRINSFGYLYGTPGYQAPEIVRTGPTVASDIYTVGRTLAALTMRLPTKRGRYADGLPEDNPVLKEYDSFARLLRRAIDPDPRRRFQSAEEMSSQLMGVLREVVASDTGIPRPGLSTTFSPSRSTFGVDLLVAHTDVYLDGQVHSEKLTAQEIVRALQVPLVDPTDAGATVLSATLLSQPVQTLDSLRAARHGALDSDGVDLSESVELPLMEVRALLDLGDVAKARRKLDDLAERVGWQWRLVWFRAVSELLTADYDSATQHFTEVLDILPGELAPKLALGATAELAGTQDGNKFYKTVWDTDHGVISAGFGWARAQSADGDRDGAVRTLDEVPATSRHFTTARLTSAVTLLSGRSTTEITEQHIRDAARRVEALPDTEPRVLQIRALVLGTAMDWLADNTASTNHILGFPFTEHGLQLGVEAALRSLARVAPTQAHRYALVDLANSVRPMSTF is encoded by the coding sequence TTGATCGCCGAACCTGACGACGTCGACATCACCCGGCCCGAGGATGACGGGCCGGGGACCCAGCCTGCCAGCCTCGCCGATCTCGACGACGACTCGATGGCCACCATCCGTCCGATGGCCACCCAGGCGGTGTTCCGGCCGCATTTCGACGACGATGACGACGACCTCGACGCCGTGCACACCGGCGACACCGAACCGCAGGACACCACGACCACGGTGACCCGTCAGCTGTCCCCGACCCGCAGGCTCGGCGGCGGCCTGGTCGAGATCCCGCGGGTGCCCGCGCGAGATCCATTGGCCGCGTTGATGACCGACCCGGTGGTCGCGGAGTCGAAGCGGTTCTGCTGGAACTGCGGACGGCCGGTGGGCAGGTCCACCGATGACGGCCGGGCGTTGTCGGAGGGCTGGTGCCCGCATTGTGGTAGCGCGTATTCTTTTCTGCCGCAGCTCAATCCGGGCGACATCGTGGCCGACCAGTACGAGATCAAAGGCTGCATCGCCCACGGCGGACTGGGCTGGGTGTATCTGGCTTTCGACAAGAACGTCAACGACCGACCCGTCGTCCTCAAGGGTCTGGTGCACTCCGGTGACGCGGAGGCGCAGCGGATCGCGATGGCCGAGCGGCAGTTCCTGGCCGAGGTGACCCATCCCGGGATCGTGAAGATCTACAACTTCGTCGAGCACGAGGACAAGCACGGCAACCCCGTCGGTTACATCGTGATGGAGTACGTCGGGGGCACCTCGCTCAAGCAGGCCACCCTGCTCAAACACAGTGCCCAGCTGCGGCTACCCGTCGCCGAGGCGATCGGCTTCATGCTCGAGATCCTGCCCGCGCTGGGCTACCTGCACTCGATCGGGCTGGTCTACAACGACCTCAAACCCGAGAACATCATGGTCACCGAGGATCAGTTGAAGATCATCGACCTCGGTGCGGTGTCGCGGATCAACTCCTTCGGATACCTCTACGGGACGCCGGGATATCAGGCGCCCGAGATCGTCCGGACCGGGCCGACGGTGGCCAGCGACATCTACACCGTCGGCCGCACGCTGGCCGCGCTGACGATGCGGCTGCCGACCAAGCGCGGCCGCTACGCCGACGGGCTGCCCGAGGACAACCCCGTCCTCAAGGAGTACGACTCGTTCGCCAGGTTGCTGCGGCGCGCGATCGACCCGGATCCGCGGCGGCGCTTCCAGTCCGCCGAGGAGATGTCGAGCCAGCTGATGGGTGTGCTGCGCGAGGTCGTCGCCAGCGACACCGGGATCCCGCGGCCCGGCCTGTCGACGACATTCAGCCCGTCGCGGTCCACGTTCGGCGTGGATCTGCTGGTCGCGCACACCGACGTCTATCTCGACGGCCAGGTGCACTCGGAGAAGCTGACCGCCCAGGAGATCGTCCGGGCGTTGCAGGTTCCGCTGGTGGATCCGACCGACGCCGGGGCCACGGTGCTGTCGGCGACGCTGTTGAGTCAGCCTGTGCAGACGCTGGATTCGTTGCGTGCGGCCCGGCACGGCGCTCTGGACTCCGACGGGGTGGACCTCAGCGAGTCGGTCGAGTTGCCACTCATGGAGGTCCGCGCGCTGCTCGACCTGGGCGATGTCGCCAAGGCCAGGCGAAAGCTCGACGACCTCGCCGAGCGGGTCGGCTGGCAGTGGCGACTGGTCTGGTTCCGGGCGGTCTCGGAGTTGCTCACCGCCGACTACGACTCGGCCACCCAACATTTCACCGAGGTCCTCGACATCCTGCCCGGTGAGCTGGCACCGAAACTGGCGCTGGGGGCGACTGCGGAACTGGCGGGCACCCAGGACGGCAACAAGTTCTACAAGACGGTGTGGGACACCGACCACGGGGTGATCTCCGCCGGGTTCGGTTGGGCCAGAGCACAATCCGCCGACGGCGACCGTGACGGCGCGGTCCGCACGCTCGACGAGGTCCCGGCCACCTCACGGCATTTCACGACGGCGCGGCTGACGAGCGCGGTGACGCTGCTGTCCGGGCGTTCCACCACCGAGATCACCGAACAGCACATTCGCGATGCCGCCAGGCGCGTCGAGGCGCTGCCCGACACCGAGCCGCGGGTGCTGCAGATCCGCGCGCTGGTGCTGGGCACCGCGATGGACTGGCTCGCCGACAACACCGCGAGCACCAACCACATCCTGGGCTTCCCGTTCACCGAGCACGGGCTGCAGCTCGGTGTCGAGGCGGCACTGCGCAGCCTCGCCAGGGTCGCGCCGACCCAGGCGCACCGGTACGCGCTGGTCGACCTGGCCAACAGCGTGCGCCCGATGTCCACATTCTGA
- a CDS encoding STAS domain-containing protein, whose translation MSAFEPPLPAGTQRVFRPDPTSFELREEHHRATLSACELPPTTVLVTIHGEIDATNSMALARYIEKRIGDARKLIVDLQTVEFFAASGFAALSNINVVCARRGVRWRLLAGPHVRRLLTICDPDRELPVAKASAKYSRTRPSDRKLLVGGYH comes from the coding sequence ATGTCTGCCTTCGAACCCCCACTCCCGGCAGGTACACAGCGGGTATTCCGGCCGGATCCGACGTCGTTCGAACTCCGTGAAGAGCACCACCGCGCGACCCTCTCGGCGTGCGAGCTGCCGCCGACCACGGTGTTGGTGACCATCCACGGCGAGATCGACGCGACGAACAGCATGGCGCTGGCGCGCTACATCGAGAAGCGGATCGGGGACGCCCGCAAACTCATCGTCGACCTGCAGACCGTCGAGTTCTTCGCCGCATCCGGATTTGCCGCGCTATCGAACATCAACGTCGTGTGCGCCCGCCGCGGGGTTCGATGGCGACTGCTGGCGGGCCCGCATGTGCGGCGGCTGCTCACCATCTGCGACCCCGACCGCGAGCTACCCGTCGCCAAGGCCAGCGCGAAGTACTCCCGCACACGCCCGAGCGATCGCAAGCTCCTCGTCGGTGGGTATCACTAG
- a CDS encoding acetate kinase: MSRTVLVLNSGSSSVKFAVLEPDSGVLIADGIVERIGDEGSVPDHAAAMEAVFESLAADGHRLDDLGLVAVGHRVVHGGPELYQPTVVGDALIARLKEISPLAPLHNPPAILGIEVARKALPDLPHVAVFDTAFFHDLPPAAATYAIDADLARTWKVRRYGFHGTSHQYVSEQAAAFLGAPLESLSQIVLHLGNGASVSAIVGGRPVETSMGLTPMEGLVMGTRSGDVDPGVIFYLWREAGMSVEDIESMLNRRSGVRGLGGEIDFRELHRRIESGDSAARLAYDVYIHRLRKYIGAYLAVLGSADVITFTAGVGENDAAVRRDALSGLTAFGVELDEHLNASPGRTARRISPDGAPTTVLVIPTDEELAIARACAGVLRAGLGDG, encoded by the coding sequence ATGAGTCGCACGGTACTGGTACTGAACTCGGGCTCGTCCTCGGTGAAATTCGCTGTGCTCGAACCCGATTCGGGAGTGCTGATCGCCGACGGCATCGTCGAGCGGATCGGCGACGAGGGCTCGGTGCCCGATCACGCGGCGGCGATGGAGGCGGTGTTCGAATCCCTGGCCGCCGACGGGCACCGGCTCGACGACCTCGGGCTGGTCGCGGTCGGGCACCGCGTGGTCCACGGCGGGCCGGAGCTGTACCAACCCACGGTCGTCGGCGACGCGCTGATCGCGCGGCTCAAGGAGATCTCTCCGCTTGCGCCGCTGCACAATCCGCCCGCCATCCTCGGGATCGAGGTCGCCCGCAAGGCGCTGCCCGACCTGCCGCACGTCGCGGTCTTCGACACCGCGTTCTTCCACGACCTGCCGCCGGCCGCCGCCACCTATGCCATCGACGCCGACCTGGCCCGCACCTGGAAGGTTCGGCGCTACGGCTTCCACGGCACCTCGCATCAGTACGTCAGCGAGCAGGCCGCGGCATTCCTCGGCGCCCCGCTCGAGTCGCTGAGCCAGATCGTGCTGCACCTCGGCAACGGCGCGTCGGTGTCGGCGATCGTCGGCGGCCGGCCGGTGGAGACCTCGATGGGGCTGACCCCGATGGAGGGCCTGGTGATGGGAACCCGGTCCGGTGATGTCGATCCCGGGGTGATCTTCTACCTGTGGCGGGAGGCCGGGATGAGCGTCGAGGACATCGAGTCGATGCTCAACCGCCGCTCGGGCGTGCGGGGCCTCGGCGGTGAGATCGACTTCCGGGAGCTGCACCGGCGCATCGAATCCGGCGACAGCGCAGCACGTTTGGCCTATGACGTGTACATCCACCGGCTGCGCAAGTACATCGGCGCGTATCTGGCGGTACTCGGCTCGGCGGACGTGATCACGTTCACCGCCGGCGTGGGGGAGAACGATGCCGCGGTCCGGCGCGACGCGCTGTCGGGACTCACCGCGTTCGGCGTCGAACTCGACGAGCACCTCAACGCCAGCCCCGGCAGGACCGCGCGCCGCATCTCACCCGACGGCGCCCCGACGACGGTGCTAGTGATACCCACCGACGAGGAGCTTGCGATCGCTCGGGCGTGTGCGGGAGTACTTCGCGCTGGCCTTGGCGACGGGTAG